Proteins from a genomic interval of Acropora muricata isolate sample 2 unplaced genomic scaffold, ASM3666990v1 scaffold_748, whole genome shotgun sequence:
- the LOC136907422 gene encoding uncharacterized protein, which yields MAKKPILDLLPRNMEFHNLSHVNLTDTQSRTLGLGLKFRPSLRPPTALAFDCQVQDFCRSVRLHYKYSNQPDDPDFNPKLYVKSGWNPPREDPNLEESLYSIRQDLLENFNNNKPRWRNNLSSEERSGLREIKENPTVRVLATDKNLGPALISTEWVEKETLKHLNDTKSYSKVTLDDWTFRRHKVIETREKLVQSYSHLLPPNSHKFLRSLDENSQSLNPAKFYIIPKIHKSPIAGRPIAASHSFITRPISIFVDELVKPSISMPTVLRDSGELIQCLGGIKLPADCLLVTADVSSLYPNIDTKKAIIALDLLLREGKVAQTPLLVQFTRLVFDNNFLQSEFSRDIYHQTYGIAMGTPFAVTAANAFMYHHERDVIELYAQHLTLYKRFIDDIFVIWDGTREILLEFLSAMNAKDERIKLTYEISDSKIPFLDLLLFKDSACHTLQYSTFQKPLNKYLYIPFESFHPTSNKKAFIKGELMRSVEVKITRYLRDVWSAESPPNGKKTVERKQIKYPAVPSEPNKTDCGL from the exons ATGGCGAAGAAACCGATCTTGGACTTGTTACCACGGAACATGGAATTTCATAACCTTTCACACGTCAATCTCACCGACACGCAGTCACGAACTCTTGGCCTGGGTCTCAAGTTTCGACCCTCGCTTCGACCTCCAACTGCGCTCGCCTTTGATTGTCAAGTACAGGATTTTTGTCGCAGCGTCCGTCTGCATTACAAATATTCTAATCAGCCCGATGACCCTGATTTTAACCCAAAATTGTACGTAAAATCAGGCTGGAATCCTCCACGGGAAGATCCTAACCTCGAAGAAAGCCTGTACAGTATCCGTCAAGACTTATTGGAGAACTTTAATAACAACAAACCACGCTGGAGAAACAATCTGTCCTCTGAAGAACGGAGCGGATTACGGGAGATCAAGGAAAACCCTACGGTTCGCGTTCTCGCTACGGACAAAAACCTTGGACCAGCCCTCATCTCTACAGAATGGGTAGAAAAAGAAACTCTCAAGCACTTAAATGACACTAAATCCTACTCTAAAGTCACTTTGGATGACTGGACATTTAGACGTCATAAGGTAATTGAGACCAGAGAAAAACTTGTTCAGAGTTACTCTCATCTTCTACCTCCTAATTCTCATAAGTTTCTTCGCAGTCTTGACGAAAATTCTCAGAGTCTTAATCCCGCTAAGTTCTATATTATTCCTAAGATTCATAAGTCACCTATAGCTGGGAGGCCTATCGCAGCTTCTCACTCTTTTATCACTAGGCCTATTAGTATTTTTGTTGACGAGCTAGTTAAACCATCTATTAGTATGCCTACAGTGTTACGTGACTCTGGTGAACTTATCCAATGTCTCGGGGGGATTAAGCTGCCCGCTGATTGCCTTCTTGTCACGGCGGATGTGTCATCTCTTTACCCGAATATTGACACTAAGAAGGCTATTATTGCTCTTGACCTTTTGCTTAGAGAGGGCAAGGTAGCACAAACTCCTCTGCTGGTTCAGTTCACCAGGCTAGTCTTTGATAATAATTTCCTACAATCAGAATTTAGCCGTGACATATATCATCAAACATATGGAATCGCTATGGGTACTCCCTTTGCTGTTACAGCCGCTAACGCATTTATGTATCATCATGAAAGGGATGTTATTGAGTTGTATGCTCAACATCTTACCCTCTACAAGCGGTTtatcgatgatatttttgtCATATGGGATGGGACACGGGAGATTCTCCTTGAATTTCTCAGTGCTATGAATGCTAAGGATGAACGCATTAAGTTAACATACGAAATAAGCGACTCTAAAATTCCGTTTCTAGATTTGCTTCTTTTCAAAGATTCCGCTTGTCACACACTGCAATACTCTACCTTTCAAAAACCGCTAAACAAGTATTTGTACATACCCTTTGAATCATTTCACCCCACCAGCAACAAAAAGGCATTCATTAAAGGCGAACTCATGCG ATCAGTTGAAGTAAAAATAACAAGATACCTCCGAGACGTGTGGTCAGCAGAATCACCACcaaatggaaagaaaacagtAGAGCGAAAACAGATCAAGTATCCAGCGGTTCCATCAGAACCAAACAAGACAGACTGTGGATTGTAA
- the LOC136907453 gene encoding uncharacterized protein: MADTNDLFFFGDDFDAILDILEEEEELDEQFRQAADQVQLENVTCELCQKKCKSKNGLKRHKTVKHKDVRDVENQKEVGQESYLTYVAYSGIIEKAKLKIAGNKIHPKSIRDELSAYTYNNGLQEITAEFCDIEDLYKRLIKSGNAERFYSCFYSTIALNAVKYFKGLSRNAATLLSTKVADCMLAHSKEKIESIYTCTPLTKLSDEEKAGLQYIGGYVLHKLHTKHAGKSSESEQAISILKAGKLEDQNAIECQKLTSCLNRGGLWAISKNAQLIFERTEHYFRDATSKANVQNIAFANIISRSVHDVEVVSAYNSMLSNSGLIINSSVAKDVLHNIIQLYVKVRSFSFAKDIIQKHKIRLKQMKSKALRKDISRASHESDQQRQN, translated from the exons atggcggacacgaatgatttgtttttcttcggagaCGATTTTGACGCTATTTTAGATattttggaagaagaagaagagcttGATGAACAGTTTAGACAAGCTGCTGATCAA GTTCAACTTGAAAACGTTACGTGCGAACTGTGCCAGAAGAAATGCAAAAGCAAGAACGGATTGAAACGACACAAGACAGTTAAACACAAAGATGTGAGAGATGTTGAGAATCAAAAAGAAGTGGGACAAGAGAGCTATTTAACTTATGTAGCTTACTCAGGAATTATTGAAAAAGCTAAACTCAAGATTGCTGGCAACAAAATCCACCCAAAATCAATCAGAGACGAGCTAAGTGCCTACACCTACAACAACGGTCTACAAGAGATAACGGCTGAATTCTGTGACATTGAAGACCTATATAAACGCTTGATAAAGTCTGGGAATGCTGAAAGATTTTATTCTTGCTTCTATTCAACCATAGCTCTGAATGCAGTTAAGTATTTTAAGGGATTGTCAAGGAACGCAGCTACACTACTGTCTACCAAGGTTGCTGATTGTATGTTAGCACACAGCAAGGAGAAAATTGAAAGCATTTATACTTGTACTCCATTAACTAAACTTTCAGATGAAGAAAAAGCTGGACTGCAGTATATTGGGGGCTATGTCCTTCATAAACTTCATACCAAGCATGCTGGTAAATCATCAGAGAGTGAGCAGGCAATCTCTATCCTAAAGGCTGGCAAATTAGAAGACCAGAATGCCATTGAATGTCAGAAGTTAACTTCATGCTTAAATCGTGGTGGTTTGTGGGCAATTTCCAAAAATGCTCAATTAATTTTTGAGAGAACTGAGCATTATTTCCGGGATGCCACTTCGAAGGCTAATGTGCAAAACATTGCTTTTGCTAATATCATATCAAGATCTGTTCATGATGTTGAAGTTGTCTCAGCATACAATTCCATGTTATCCAATTCTGGACTGATAATCAACAGTAGTGTTGCCAAAGATGTTTTGCACAACATCATACAACTGTATGTCAAAGTGcgttcattttcttttgcaaaagatATTATCCAGAAACACAAAATTAGattgaaacaaatgaaatcaaaggCACTCCGTAAGGATATAAGCAGAGCCTCCCACGAGAGTGACCAACAAAGGCAAAACTAA